The window TCAAAAGTTCCGCCTCCTAAATCATAAACTAATATTTTTTGCTCTTTATTAACTTTATCAATACCATATGCTAATGCCGCTGCTGTTGGTTCATTAATAATTCGTTCAACTTCAAAACCAGCAATTTTACCAGCATTTTCTGTTGCTTGTCTTTGCGCATTATTAAAATATGCTGGCACCGTAATTACTGCTTTAGTAATTTTTTCACCAAGTTTCTTTTCTGCAAAATCACGCACATAACTTAAAATTTTTGCCGAAATTTCTTCTGGTGTATAGTTCTTACCATTAATATTAATTTTTTCCTCAGTTCCCATTTTACTTTTAATTGAAAAAATAGTATTAATATTCGCCACTGCTTGGTGTTTCGCACTATTTCCAATAAGAATTTCTTCATTTTTAAATGCTACTACCGATGGTACCGTTCTGGCTCCATCTGGAGTTTCAATTACTCTTGCTTCAGCACCATCCATAAATGCCACACAAGAATTTGTTGTTCCTAAATCTATTCCAATAATTTTTGCCATTTTATTTTTCCTCTTTCATTTCCATATTTTCTTGATTTTCTTCATTATTATTAATCATCTTTTCCTTTGCTACCTGTACGGTGGCAACTCGTAAAACCCGATTATATAAATAATATCCTTTTTGTAAAATTTTAATAATTTCATTTGGTTGATATTTATCACTTTCAACTTGTTCAATCGCATAATGCAAATGACCATTAAACATATCTCCAACTTTAATATCAATCTCAGTAACACCTTCATTAGTTAAAATTACTTTTAATTGATCAATCATCATTTCAAACCCTTGAAGAAAATTTTTAACATCAGCACTAACATTTTTTACATTTAATGCTCGTTCAAAATTATCCATAATTGGTAATAATTGCACAATCATTGCTTGCGAACGATACTTTCTAACTTCTTTAAGGTCATTATCGTATTGTTTTCTTGCATTATCTCAATCAGCTAAAGCACGAATTTTATCATTCTCACTTGCTTCTAATAACATTTTTAAATTTGTAATTTCTAATTGTAATTTGGTAATATCATCATCAATAATATCATCCGATGTTACACTAACATCAGTTAAATTTTGATTATCATGTTTTTTTTGTTTATCATTATTCATAATTTCTCTTATCCCTTTCTCTTAAAAACTCTCTTCAATTTTGCGTGATATTCAATCTAATAATTCTGACATCTTATCATAATCAATTCGCTTAGGACCAATTACCGCTAACTGTCCAATTTGCTTATTACCAGTATGATAATCAGTACTAATAACAGCAATATCATCTGTTTGTTTTCCTAGTTCATTGCCAATAAGAATATGAATATTTTCTTGATTATATTCTTGCTGTTCTTTTTCTGTTTTTATAAACTGTTTTCAAGGCGAATAATCTTCAATAAATCGGACAATTTCTTTAATTTTATTAACATCATTAAATTCAGGATTATCTAACATATATTGAAGCCCATGTGTTGAGTGTTCACGCTTTTTAAAACTAACTAAAGTATTAATAAATGACTGTAAAATATATTCATGTTTCAAAACTTGTTTTTCCAATATTGGTTGTAAAGCTTGCATTTTTTCTTTAATATTTTCTAATTTTGTACCAATTAAACGACTATTAAATAATTCAATCGCTAAAACTAAATCTTGCAAGGTGACATCGTTAATATTAAAAGTCTTATTAACAACATGTCCCTTTTCACTAATAAAAATTGCAACCGCATTTTCTTCACTAATAGGTACTAATTCAATTTTTTTCAAACAATCTTCTTGCGAATTAGAACCAATAACTACTGTAATCAAATTAGTCATCGCGCTTAATATTTCAGCTGTTTGTTCAATAATATCTTCAATAGCTAACTGCCGATTAGCAAAAATATTTTCTAATTGTTGCTTAATATCATTATCACCATTACGAACATCCATTAAATTATCAACATAATAGCGATAACCAAGTGATGCTGGTATCCGACCACTAGAAACAT is drawn from Spiroplasma endosymbiont of Clivina fossor and contains these coding sequences:
- the grpE gene encoding nucleotide exchange factor GrpE, with the translated sequence MNNDKQKKHDNQNLTDVSVTSDDIIDDDITKLQLEITNLKMLLEASENDKIRALADWDNARKQYDNDLKEVRKYRSQAMIVQLLPIMDNFERALNVKNVSADVKNFLQGFEMMIDQLKVILTNEGVTEIDIKVGDMFNGHLHYAIEQVESDKYQPNEIIKILQKGYYLYNRVLRVATVQVAKEKMINNNEENQENMEMKEEK
- the hrcA gene encoding heat-inducible transcriptional repressor HrcA, giving the protein MLTIRQKEILKFIIDEYIQSAQPVSSKILIEKYKLPYSSATIRSECACLEETGLLEKTHVSSGRIPASLGYRYYVDNLMDVRNGDNDIKQQLENIFANRQLAIEDIIEQTAEILSAMTNLITVVIGSNSQEDCLKKIELVPISEENAVAIFISEKGHVVNKTFNINDVTLQDLVLAIELFNSRLIGTKLENIKEKMQALQPILEKQVLKHEYILQSFINTLVSFKKREHSTHGLQYMLDNPEFNDVNKIKEIVRFIEDYSPWKQFIKTEKEQQEYNQENIHILIGNELGKQTDDIAVISTDYHTGNKQIGQLAVIGPKRIDYDKMSELLDWISRKIEESF